In the Patescibacteria group bacterium genome, one interval contains:
- a CDS encoding PD-(D/E)XK nuclease family protein yields the protein MLDMLSRCGIAFQRRYGARFGVWHQEEIVPPSIALATGSTVHRSVEKNLRTKIETGALLPREAVADHARDEALALWHEGVILTDAEAVNVTRTQGDMIDQSISLALCHYDNFAPEINPVQVEEKFVVTLEGYPFDLAGTIDLRESKRLGDVKTKAATPAGNPAISPQMDMYTLGWYSGSLDKALSGTLPELVKIYALIKTKVPKAVPFEAVPEKIWLNRILARIERAIIIIETVKEGKAVFAPADPEHPFSCSARYCGYSRSCPFWSGR from the coding sequence ATGCTCGACATGCTCTCCCGGTGCGGTATCGCTTTCCAACGGCGATATGGTGCCCGCTTCGGTGTCTGGCATCAGGAAGAAATCGTGCCGCCGTCGATTGCGCTGGCCACCGGCTCGACCGTGCATCGGTCAGTCGAAAAGAATCTGCGGACGAAAATCGAAACCGGCGCGCTTCTGCCGCGTGAAGCCGTTGCCGACCATGCGCGGGATGAGGCCCTCGCCCTTTGGCATGAAGGGGTCATCCTGACGGACGCCGAGGCTGTCAATGTTACCCGAACACAGGGCGACATGATAGACCAGTCAATCAGTCTTGCGTTATGTCATTACGACAACTTCGCGCCGGAAATCAATCCGGTGCAGGTGGAGGAAAAGTTTGTCGTAACATTGGAAGGCTATCCCTTTGATCTGGCGGGGACGATTGACCTGCGGGAAAGCAAAAGGCTTGGCGACGTGAAAACCAAAGCGGCGACACCGGCGGGCAATCCGGCCATATCGCCGCAAATGGATATGTACACGCTGGGCTGGTACTCCGGGTCATTGGATAAGGCTTTATCCGGGACATTGCCGGAGTTAGTTAAAATTTATGCTTTGATAAAAACGAAAGTTCCGAAGGCCGTGCCCTTCGAGGCCGTCCCCGAAAAAATCTGGCTCAACCGGATTCTCGCCCGCATTGAACGGGCTATCATCATTATCGAAACCGTTAAAGAAGGCAAGGCCGTCTTTGCCCCGGCTGACCCGGAACATCCATTCAGTTGTTCTGCCCGGTATTGCGGGTACAGTCGGTCATGCCCGTTCTGGAGTGGGAGATAA
- a CDS encoding lytic transglycosylase domain-containing protein, giving the protein MMRALRDKEILALYGPMAKSFGETFKIPPALILAVIKQETRGDVSAIGTTPDFGLMQITQPALDQYNKGTNSSLNMADVYFDYMVNIMVGTWYLRWCADFLETTDWRKVAQAYNAGVGNVQKGLPLGSDYAANVWKYYMEFQTIMV; this is encoded by the coding sequence ATGATGCGCGCGTTACGCGATAAAGAAATCCTGGCCCTCTATGGCCCGATGGCCAAAAGTTTTGGGGAGACCTTCAAAATTCCCCCGGCCCTTATTCTTGCCGTAATTAAACAGGAAACGCGCGGCGACGTTTCGGCTATCGGCACGACGCCCGATTTCGGCTTGATGCAGATAACCCAACCGGCCCTCGATCAGTACAATAAGGGAACGAATAGTTCTTTGAATATGGCCGATGTTTATTTTGATTACATGGTTAATATCATGGTCGGAACGTGGTATCTGCGCTGGTGCGCCGATTTTCTGGAAACGACCGATTGGCGGAAAGTGGCACAGGCTTATAACGCCGGGGTAGGTAATGTCCAGAAGGGCCTGCCGTTGGGTTCCGATTATGCCGCCAATGTGTGGAAATATTACATGGAATTTCAGACGATAATGGTCTGA